TGCAACAGGTAGATAGTGCAGCGGTCTATCAAAATGCATCTACTCGATTTACTGATGGTGGTAAAATGGGGGTTGGTGCTGAATTAGCAATCAGTACTGATAAATTGCACCATAGAGGTCCTCTAGGTCTAAAACAGCTGGTAACAAATAAGTATTATATGTTTGGTGATGGTCAAATAAGAGAATGAAAATGAAAATAAATAGAATGAATTTTGATATTCTCGAAGAAATTGAAGGAACACTTATCCATCATGGTCCAGTAAATAACAGGGTTTACTTTATGGATTTTAAATATAATGATTTTGATAAAATCATTACGAATGTAAACCGATTAGCAAATAAGAAGAAGTACGATAAAATTATTGGCAAGGTACCAGAAAGTGGATTACAACAATTTCTAGTGAAGGGTTTTAAGGTTGAGGCAAAAATTCCAAATTTATTTAAAGATGCTACAGGATACTTTATTTCTGAATATTTGAATAAAAAGCGAGAATATTGCAGTCTGAATACAGTGAAAATAATTGAATCCGTAAAAAAAATTGCGTTAGCAGCTACTTTAGATAATCAAAATGAGAGCTTGCCTTTAGCATATGATTTAAGAAAATTGAAATCAAAAGATTTAGAAAGATTGAGTGATTTAAATAAATTATCTTTTAAAACCTATGCTTTTCCTATATGTGAAATAGAATATCTTAAAGAATGTTTACAAAATAATTATGAGTTTTATGGAGCTTATAAAGACTCAAAATTAGTGATTTCTGCTATGGTGAAAATTGATAAGAAAGAATCTAATGCAGAAGTTATTGATTTTGCCATACACCCTAATTATAGAGGGCAAAATTTATCGTTTTATGTCATGAACAAAATAAAAGAAGCGATTATTGAAAAAGGATTAAATACATTATATGCTATGGTAAGATCAACTTCTTATGGATTGAACATAACTTTTGCAAAACAAGGTTTTATTCCGGGAGGTACATTAATTAACAATACGTTGGTAGAAAACTCCCTTGAAAATATGAATGTTTGGTATTTAAATTTAAATAAATAAAATTATAAAATATGAAATTAATATATGTAAAACGGAGCACAAAAACAGAAATACGTTATACAAGAAAAATGGGTCAGTTAAAATCTAGAGTTACTTATATAAAAAAATATGCCTTGGGTTTTCCGATAAAAATAGTACATAAATATAGAGAAACGTATTACGGTAAAGTCAAAGATTGTGACGAAATTATTTTGTCTAAATAACATGAAGCTTTTAATTGTAAGCATTGTGTATTATCAGTACTTGGTTTAGTTTTAAGTAAAATTTTATTTACTATATGATGCCTATAAAAATATGCAAGTTATTGAAGAATAGAGAACTGTTATTTTAATGATTAAGGTACAGCATGAAAATAAATCAAAGAGGCTTGTCAAATATTAAAATTGAAACTTGTAACCTAAAAGCAATTCCTTACTTTTGCTTTTTTAATAGTTATGAAAGAAAAACAGGAGTGGTTTAAAGATTGGTTTGACACAACGTATTATCATATTTTGTATCAAGATCGAAATGATGATGAAGCACAAAACTTTATGAAACATCTCATTTCTTTTTTAGAATTAGAAAAGAACAGCAAAATTTTAGATTTACCTTGCGGTAGAGGAAGACATTCTGTTTTTTTAAATCAATTGGGTTTTGATGTAATTGGTGCTGACCTTTCAGAAAACAGTATTGCTTTTGCAAAACAGTTTGAAAATGAAACATTACATTTTAAGATTCACGATATGCGTGATTCTTTTGAAACGAAATTTGATGCTATTTTTAACTTATTTACAAGTTTTGGATATTTTGATGATGCCGAAACTAATATTCAAGTATTAAAGAATTTAAAAAACGGATTAAAAGAAAATGGCTTGTTGGTTATTGATTTTTTAAATGTTGATTATGTCAAAAAACACATAGTATATACGGAATCTGTGTCTAGAAACGATATTGATTTTAATATTAGTAGAACTGTTGATGGCAATGCCATTATAAAAGATATTCGTTTTTTTGCTGATGGTAGAGATCATCATTACACGGAGAAAATCAAATTTTTACCTCTTGAAACATTAAAGGAATACTTTAAAACTGCTGGTTTACATTTAAAACACACTTTTGGGTCGTATGCTCTTGAAGATTTTAATGTTGATAAATCTAGTCGCTTAATACTTCTATTAGAATGAATTTTATAGCTTTAATTTTATCTGTTTTAATTGGTGTTCTGGTTGTTATTTCTTTAAAGCCAAGTACTAAAATAATCCAACTTTTTTTATCATTCAGTGGTGCGTATCTATTATCTATGACGGTACTGCATTTATTACCAGAGGTATATGAATCGCATAAAGAAAATGTTGGCATTTATATTCTAATTGGAATTTTAATACAAACAATATTAGAATATTTTTCGAAAGGGGCAGAGCACGGTCATATTCATGTTCATAACCATTCTCATATTAAAAAAGTACCATGGTTATTGTTTTTGAGTTTATGTATTCATTCTTTTTTGGAAGGAATACCACTTAATCTAGCTCAAAACAATTTATTATTGTGGGCAATTGTTATTCATAAGATACCAGTAACTATTGTACTAACCGTTTTTTTATTACAATCTACATTATCAAAAAAGTTAATTTATACTTTTATTATCTTATTTGCACTAATGAGTCCGATGGGGCTGTTATTCAGTTCTAAAATTCCATTTTTCGAAATTTATCACACACAAAT
The nucleotide sequence above comes from Aureibaculum algae. Encoded proteins:
- a CDS encoding SAM-dependent methyltransferase codes for the protein MKEKQEWFKDWFDTTYYHILYQDRNDDEAQNFMKHLISFLELEKNSKILDLPCGRGRHSVFLNQLGFDVIGADLSENSIAFAKQFENETLHFKIHDMRDSFETKFDAIFNLFTSFGYFDDAETNIQVLKNLKNGLKENGLLVIDFLNVDYVKKHIVYTESVSRNDIDFNISRTVDGNAIIKDIRFFADGRDHHYTEKIKFLPLETLKEYFKTAGLHLKHTFGSYALEDFNVDKSSRLILLLE
- the ablB gene encoding putative beta-lysine N-acetyltransferase; amino-acid sequence: MKINRMNFDILEEIEGTLIHHGPVNNRVYFMDFKYNDFDKIITNVNRLANKKKYDKIIGKVPESGLQQFLVKGFKVEAKIPNLFKDATGYFISEYLNKKREYCSLNTVKIIESVKKIALAATLDNQNESLPLAYDLRKLKSKDLERLSDLNKLSFKTYAFPICEIEYLKECLQNNYEFYGAYKDSKLVISAMVKIDKKESNAEVIDFAIHPNYRGQNLSFYVMNKIKEAIIEKGLNTLYAMVRSTSYGLNITFAKQGFIPGGTLINNTLVENSLENMNVWYLNLNK
- a CDS encoding ZIP family metal transporter, yielding MNFIALILSVLIGVLVVISLKPSTKIIQLFLSFSGAYLLSMTVLHLLPEVYESHKENVGIYILIGILIQTILEYFSKGAEHGHIHVHNHSHIKKVPWLLFLSLCIHSFLEGIPLNLAQNNLLLWAIVIHKIPVTIVLTVFLLQSTLSKKLIYTFIILFALMSPMGLLFSSKIPFFEIYHTQITGIIIGVFLHIATAILFESSQNHQFNIRKFIAVLLGFTIAFLGTQLGGH